In Populus trichocarpa isolate Nisqually-1 chromosome 7, P.trichocarpa_v4.1, whole genome shotgun sequence, the following proteins share a genomic window:
- the LOC7473174 gene encoding uncharacterized protein LOC7473174 isoform X3 — protein MFRRKHSQNHQENGLAEQEAKVSELRAALGPLSDRSVKYCTDACLRRYLIARNWNVDKAKKMLEETLKWRATYKPEEIRWHEVAHEGETGKVSRADFHDRSGRTVLIMRPGMQNTTCAEDNVRHLVYLIENGILNLGEGQEQMSWLIDFTGWGLSVKVPIKTARECINILQNHYPERLAVAFLYNPPRIFEAFWKVVKFFLDPITIQKVKFVYPKKENSFELMKSFFDVDNLPNEFGGKATLTYDHEEFSRLMAQDDVKTAKFWGLDEKPSHIANSHSGAQVAPEPTPLALPAS, from the exons ATGTTTCGAAGAAAGCACTCTCAGAATCATCAGGAGAATGGCCTTGCAGAACAAGAAGCAAAG GTCAGTGAACTCAGGGCTGCTCTAGGACCTCTTTCTGATCGAAGTGTAAAGTACTGCACTGATGCATGCCTGAGGAGATATTTAATAGCGCGGAACTGGAATGTCGACAAGGCAAAGAAAATGTTGGAAGAGACACTCAAGTGGAGAGCAACTTATAAGCCTGAAGAAATCCGCTGG CATGAAGTAGCTCATGAAGGCGAGACTGGTAAAGTCTCCAGAGCAGATTTTCATGATCGATCTGGGAGGACTGTGCTCATAATGAGACCAGGAATGCAG AACACAACATGTGCAGAAGACAATGTCCGCCATTTGGTTTATCTTATAGAGAACGGTATTCTTAACCTTGGTGAGGGTCAAGAACAAATGTCATGGTTGATAGACTTCACTGGATGGGGTTTGAGCGTCAAGGTCCCCATCAAAACTGCCCGTGAATGCATTAACATCTTACAGAACCATTACCCTGAGAGACTTGCTGTTGCATTTCTTTATAATCCGCCTAGAATATTTGAAGCATTTTGGAAG GTTGTCAAGTTCTTCCTGGATCCAATTACTATCCAGAAGGTGAAGTTTGtttacccaaaaaaagaaaatagtttcGAGCTCATGAAGTCTTTCTTTGATGTTGACAACCTCCCAAACGAGTTCGGGGGAAAAGCCACACTGACGTACGACCATGAAGAGTTTTCACGACTAATGGCCCAGGATGATGTAAAAACAGCCAAGTTCTGGGGATTAGATGAAAAACCAAGCCACATTGCTAACAGTCACTCAGGGGCACAGGTGGCGCCAGAGCCAACACCTCTTGCACTGCCGGCTAGCTAA